One window of Alosa sapidissima isolate fAloSap1 chromosome 21, fAloSap1.pri, whole genome shotgun sequence genomic DNA carries:
- the zbtb22b gene encoding zinc finger and BTB domain-containing protein 22b encodes MEQGHSSASSGSTDTVVQMCFPLAQASVLDRLNRQREEGRFCDLSIHVQGQVFKAHRCVLAASSPYFHDQVLLKNMSTVSIPAVMDPLAFESVLRCAYTGQLRMLRDDIVNYLTVGSVLQMWHIVDKCTELLREAKGGTGATLAARASHENPESGVSGENPSGSVLHSRSGDPQPHGRPSLSESQSPSSTNYFSPREANCGGSAAAGSAGEGPGLNSTPSYCAPSGREEAFLIEEDEDEEDDGAEEEDLLYSRKRERGSNRRKKVLSGCDQGVGVSDSFGVSSYQDGDSPPPQKRPTYSQPSIMPRKQWVVVKTERSQEDELIVVSGEEGGDDDEEEEKELELDRDRERERELERERTFNISNVRTLSDELNSRAEAEMETQVDYCQSSEDYLKYDSGLLDHTSQQNPHDTGQSSSRAISALLGPLQSAAARAQLFPLDMQGNQILFYSQAALDSSSPLGVGSGLSGPSLKGPTLEHGAVHLSGQGGVSGGMDGLDGVASGGSGKVFMCHCGKTFTHKSMRDRHINMHLDLRPFHCPVCAKKFKMKHHLTEHMKTHTGLKPYECHSCGKKFMWRDSFMRHRSHCERRGGGSGEDGASEDAQVLSPTHPLQPSHSEAMQGSSEARVSMGGGRSVSSAGSGMSCLSMAGPSSLLGVGSQSLGSSIFGLGVNRGGCEDEVCEVSVGESNISSEAQHERKLSGHSHIIPL; translated from the exons ATGGAGCAAGGTCATAGTAGCGCCAGCTCTGGTTCCACCGACACTGTTGTGCAGATGTGTTTTCCACTTGCGCAAGCGTCTGTGCTGGACAGACTCAACCGGCAGCGAGAAGAGGGGCGCTTTTGTGACCTGTCTATCCATGTACAGGGCCAGGTGTTCAAGGCACACCGTTGTGTGCTGGCAGCCTCTTCCCCGTACTTCCATgaccag GTACTCCTGAAGAACATGTCTACAGTGTCCATCCCAGCAGTCATGGATCCACTGGCGTTTGAGAGTGTCCTTAGGTGCGCATACACCGGCCAGCTCCGCATGCTCCGCGATGACATCGTCAACTACCTCACAGTGGGGAGCGTGCTGCAGATGTGGCACATTGTTGACAAGTGCACCGAGCTCCTCCGGGAGGCCAAGGGAGGCACCGGTGCCACCCTGGCGGCGCGTGCCTCTCATGAGAACCCTGAGAGTGGTGTGAGCGGCGAGAACCCCTCGGGCAGCGTCCTCCATTCCAGATCCGGCGACCCCCAGCCCCACGGCCGCCCCTCCCTCAGCGAGAGTCAGTCCCCCAGCAGCACCAACTACTTCAGCCCCAGGGAAGCCAACTGCGGGGGCTCCGCCGCTGCCGGCAGTGCGGGCGAGGGACCAGGCCTGAACTCCACCCCAAGTTACTGTGCTCCCTCTGGCCGAGAAGAGGCCTTCCTAATTGAGGAAGACGAAGACGAGGAAGACGACGGGGCGGAGGAGGAAGACCTTCTCTATTCCAGGAAACGGGAAAGGGGAAGCAACCGGAGGAAAAAGGTGCTTTCTGGGTGTGACCAAGGTGTGGGCGTTAGTGACAGTTTTGGTGTCTCCTCGTACCAGGATGGAGACTCGCCCCCTCCACAGAAAAGGCCCACATACAGCCAGCCCAGCATCATGCCCAGGAAGCAGTGGGTGGTCGTGAAGACAGAGCGGAGTCAAGAGGACGAGCTGATTGTTGTGTCTGGGGAGGAAGGCGGCGATGACGAcgaggaggaagaaaaggagctggagctggacagagacagagaaagggagagggaactggagagggagagaactttcaacatttctaaCGTCAGGACCCTCTCTGATGAGCTGAACAGCCGAGCTGAGGCTGAAATGGAGACACAG GTTGATTACTGTCAGTCCTCTGAAGACTACCTCAAGTATGACAGTGGTTTGTTGGACCACACCTCTCAACAGAATCCCCATGACACTGGCCAAAGTAGCAGCCGAGCTATTTCAGCCCTGTTGGGACCGCTTCAGTCAGCCGCAGCCAGGGCACAACTCTTCCCTCTGGACATGCAGGGGAACCAGATTCTGTTTTATAGTCAAGCCGCTCTGgactcctcttcccctctaggTGTGGGGAGTGGTTTATCTGGGCCAAGTTTAAAAGGACCCACCCTGGAGCACGGAGCAGTTCATTTGTCAGGGCAGGGGGGTGTGAGTGGGGGAATGGATGGGCTTGACGGTGTCGCCTCGGGTGGTTCAGGGAAGGTGTTCATGTGTCACTGCGGAAAGACGTTTACGCACAAGAGCATGCGCGACCGACACATCAACATGCACCTGGACCTGCGGCCGTTCCACTGCCCGGTCTGTGCCAAGAAGTTCAAGATGAAGCACCACCTGACGGAGCACATGAAGACGCACACGGGCCTGAAGCCGTACGAGTGCCACAGCTGCGGCAAGAAGTTCATGTGGCGAGACAGCTTCATGCGCCACCGCTCCCACTGCGAGAGGCGCGGAGGCGGCTCCGGCGAGGACGGCGCTTCCGAGGATGCACAGGTTCTCTCCCCGACACACCCCCTCCAGCCGTCCCACAGCGAGGCCATGCAGGGAAGCTCAGAGGCCAGAGTCAGCATGGGTGGTGGGAGAAGCGTCAGCAGTGCTGGCAGCGGCATGTCTTGCCTGAGCATGGCCGGTCCTAGCTCCCTGTTGGGAGTTGGCTCCCAGAGTTTGGGGTCCAGCATCTTTGGGTTGGGGGTGAACAGAGGTGGGTGTGAGGACGAAGTGTGTGAGGTGAGTGTTGGTGAGAGCAACATCTCTTCGGAAGCACAGCATGAAAGAAAACTCAGTGGACATTCCCACATCATCCCATTGTAA
- the daxx gene encoding death domain-associated protein 6 isoform X1: protein MENIIILDDDEEEEKSEPSSSTNSRSSADKPRRNVQAPTPTHITQSPFASAKKNRSVLQKENEKLFAEFVEHCRPHTIDCPEVLTFLQTKHAKATPDFLSSVEFRNTLGRCLTRAQASAAKTFVFINELCTVLKQHSAKRRSTTHTLPPAEEKAQRKTEGDADGDGGSLAEATPSTSGAQGEGGNEDGEKKPKRASRRQIAYLENLLKVYNDEIKRLQEKELSVDDLEEEDSSYIQEHKLKRKMMKIYDKLCELKSCSSLTGRVIEQRVSYKGTRYPEINKKIERYINSPEVRLNPPDYRDILQLVQRTNQRHNLSLTRSQLSQIAQDAFQESGSRLQDRRHLDMVFNFGSHLTDTYKPNTDPALTDPTLARKLRSNREVALSSLEEVITKYAMKQGDTEEEERQKRQKANQKKEQDSGKVDEEEKGEGSGGEEEEEEEEDEEDDVSSDPDIEEEIQASHSQEGDEEDEENDEPTNASEGENQGSEDLPSVKSSALEEEEDEEGGEEEGTSENDQQSVSSSHREPSTDASPPEQPTTENASPSDSPSQSEPVKTILPMDNQWQSPISPSQPITTNLDSLPPSPVVVSTNEDLLLTPCDTKSINGRSSPPSPVGSDSAWNSRKRRRSVEIVPQKTSSKRQKANSMSGSESDIPLDMGVASSPLQADSTRADSPTQEIVSSSQMTPPTKSNKVDATTQCDPEEVIVLSDSD, encoded by the exons ATGGAAAACATCATAATTCTAGATGACgatgaggaagaagaaaagTCCGAACCGTCATCCTCCACCAACTCGCGTTCATCTGCTGATAAACCCAGGAGAAATGTCCAGGcgcccacccccacacacatcacCCAGTCACCCTTTGCCTCTGCGAAAAAGAACAGAAGTGTCCttcagaaagagaatgagaagtTATTCGCGGAG TTTGTGGAACACTGTAGGCCCCACACTATAGACTGCCCTGAGGTTTTGACCTTCCTGCAAACCAAACACGCCAAGGCCACGCCGGACTTCTTGTCTTCCGTTGAGTTCCGGAACACTCTGGGCCGCTGTCTGACCAGGGCCCAGGCCAGCGCAGCCAAGACCTTTGTCTTCATCAATGAACTGTGCACAGTTCTCAAGCAGCACTCGGCCAAGAGGAGGTCAACTACTCACACACTTCCTCCTGCAGAGGAGAAGGCGCAAAGGAAGACGGAGGGAGACGCAGACGGCGACGGCGGGAGTCTAGCTGAGGCGACACCGTCGACGTCTGGAGCACAAGGTGAAGGTGGAAATGAAGACGGAGAAAAGAAGCCTAAGCGGGCTTCCAGGAGACAG ATTGCGTATCTGGAGAACCTGTTGAAGGTGTACAACGATGAGATCAAGCGTCTGCAAGAGAAGGAGCTCAGTGTGGAtgacctggaggaggaggactcGAGCTACATTCAAGAGCACAAACTGAAGAGAAAA ATGATGAAAATATACGATAAGCTCTGTGAGCTGAAGAGCTGTAGCTCTTTGACAGGGAGAGTCATTGAGCAGAGGGTGTCATACAAAGGGACTCGTTATCCTGAAATTAACAAGAAG ATTGAGCGTTACATTAACAGCCCAGAGGTGCGGTTGAACCCACCCGACTACCGCGACATCCTGCAGCTGGTGCAGCGTACCAACCAGCGCCACAACCTGTCGCTGACCCGCAGCCAGCTGTCTCAGATCGCCCAGGATGCCTTTCAGGAGTCGGGTAGCCGCCTGCAAGACAGACGCCACCTGGACATGGTCTTCAACTTCGGCTCCCACCTCACGGACACCTACAAACCCA ATACAGACCCTGCCCTCACCGACCCCACCCTGGCGCGTAAGCTGCGGAGCAATCGGGAGGTGGCACTCTCCAGCCTGGAGGAAGTGATCACCAAATATGCCATGAAGCAGGGcgacacagaggaggaggagaggcagaagCGCCAGAAAGCTAATCAGAAGAAAGAA CAGGATTCAGGCAAAGTGGATGAGGAGGAAAAAGGGGAGGGGAGTGGcggtgaagaggaggaggaggaagaggaagacgaAGAAGATGACGTGTCATCAGACCCAGACATTGAAGAAGAGATTCAGGCCAGTCATTCTCAAGAGG GTGATGAGGAAGACGAGGAGAATGATGAGCCTACGAATGCCAGTGAAGGTGAAAACCAAGGGAGTGAGGACTTGCCTTCAGTAAAATCCTCTGctctggaagaggaggaggatgaggagggaggggaggaagaagGTACCAGCGAAAATGACCAGCAGTCAGTGAGCAGCAGCCACAGAGAACCGTCCACAGATGCCTCCCCGCCAGAACAACCTACGACAGAAAACGCCTCCCCTTCAGACAGTCCTAGCCAGTCGGAGCCTGTCAAAACAATTCTCCCCATGGACAATCAATGGCAAAGCCCCATTTCCCcctctcagccaatcacaacAAACTTGGACTCTCTGCCCCCATCGCCGGTGGTGGTGTCCACCAATGAGGACTTGTTGTTGACTCCCTGCGATACAAAGTCGATCAATGGCCGCTCCTCTCCCCCGAGTCCAGTAGGTTCCGACTCTGCTTGGAACtcaagaaagaggaggagaagtgttGAAATTGTCCCACAGAAAACCAGCAGCAAGCGGCAGAAAGCCAACAGCATGAG TGGCAGTGAGAGCGACATCCCTCTGGATATGGGCGTGGCCAGCAGTCCATTGCAGGCAGACTCCACCCGAGCAGACTCGCCCACCCAGGAAATTGTCAGCAGTTCCCAGATGACACCGCCTACAAAATCAAATAAG GTTGATGCAACAACTCAGTGTGACCCGGAAGAGGTCATTGTACTGTCAGATTCAGATTGA
- the daxx gene encoding death domain-associated protein 6 isoform X2 produces the protein MENIIILDDDEEEEKSEPSSSTNSRSSADKPRRNVQAPTPTHITQSPFASAKKNRSVLQKENEKLFAEFVEHCRPHTIDCPEVLTFLQTKHAKATPDFLSSVEFRNTLGRCLTRAQASAAKTFVFINELCTVLKQHSAKRRSTTHTLPPAEEKAQRKTEGDADGDGGSLAEATPSTSGAQGEGGNEDGEKKPKRASRRQIAYLENLLKVYNDEIKRLQEKELSVDDLEEEDSSYIQEHKLKRKMMKIYDKLCELKSCSSLTGRVIEQRVSYKGTRYPEINKKIERYINSPEVRLNPPDYRDILQLVQRTNQRHNLSLTRSQLSQIAQDAFQESGSRLQDRRHLDMVFNFGSHLTDTYKPNTDPALTDPTLARKLRSNREVALSSLEEVITKYAMKQGDTEEEERQKRQKANQKKEDSGKVDEEEKGEGSGGEEEEEEEEDEEDDVSSDPDIEEEIQASHSQEGDEEDEENDEPTNASEGENQGSEDLPSVKSSALEEEEDEEGGEEEGTSENDQQSVSSSHREPSTDASPPEQPTTENASPSDSPSQSEPVKTILPMDNQWQSPISPSQPITTNLDSLPPSPVVVSTNEDLLLTPCDTKSINGRSSPPSPVGSDSAWNSRKRRRSVEIVPQKTSSKRQKANSMSGSESDIPLDMGVASSPLQADSTRADSPTQEIVSSSQMTPPTKSNKVDATTQCDPEEVIVLSDSD, from the exons ATGGAAAACATCATAATTCTAGATGACgatgaggaagaagaaaagTCCGAACCGTCATCCTCCACCAACTCGCGTTCATCTGCTGATAAACCCAGGAGAAATGTCCAGGcgcccacccccacacacatcacCCAGTCACCCTTTGCCTCTGCGAAAAAGAACAGAAGTGTCCttcagaaagagaatgagaagtTATTCGCGGAG TTTGTGGAACACTGTAGGCCCCACACTATAGACTGCCCTGAGGTTTTGACCTTCCTGCAAACCAAACACGCCAAGGCCACGCCGGACTTCTTGTCTTCCGTTGAGTTCCGGAACACTCTGGGCCGCTGTCTGACCAGGGCCCAGGCCAGCGCAGCCAAGACCTTTGTCTTCATCAATGAACTGTGCACAGTTCTCAAGCAGCACTCGGCCAAGAGGAGGTCAACTACTCACACACTTCCTCCTGCAGAGGAGAAGGCGCAAAGGAAGACGGAGGGAGACGCAGACGGCGACGGCGGGAGTCTAGCTGAGGCGACACCGTCGACGTCTGGAGCACAAGGTGAAGGTGGAAATGAAGACGGAGAAAAGAAGCCTAAGCGGGCTTCCAGGAGACAG ATTGCGTATCTGGAGAACCTGTTGAAGGTGTACAACGATGAGATCAAGCGTCTGCAAGAGAAGGAGCTCAGTGTGGAtgacctggaggaggaggactcGAGCTACATTCAAGAGCACAAACTGAAGAGAAAA ATGATGAAAATATACGATAAGCTCTGTGAGCTGAAGAGCTGTAGCTCTTTGACAGGGAGAGTCATTGAGCAGAGGGTGTCATACAAAGGGACTCGTTATCCTGAAATTAACAAGAAG ATTGAGCGTTACATTAACAGCCCAGAGGTGCGGTTGAACCCACCCGACTACCGCGACATCCTGCAGCTGGTGCAGCGTACCAACCAGCGCCACAACCTGTCGCTGACCCGCAGCCAGCTGTCTCAGATCGCCCAGGATGCCTTTCAGGAGTCGGGTAGCCGCCTGCAAGACAGACGCCACCTGGACATGGTCTTCAACTTCGGCTCCCACCTCACGGACACCTACAAACCCA ATACAGACCCTGCCCTCACCGACCCCACCCTGGCGCGTAAGCTGCGGAGCAATCGGGAGGTGGCACTCTCCAGCCTGGAGGAAGTGATCACCAAATATGCCATGAAGCAGGGcgacacagaggaggaggagaggcagaagCGCCAGAAAGCTAATCAGAAGAAAGAA GATTCAGGCAAAGTGGATGAGGAGGAAAAAGGGGAGGGGAGTGGcggtgaagaggaggaggaggaagaggaagacgaAGAAGATGACGTGTCATCAGACCCAGACATTGAAGAAGAGATTCAGGCCAGTCATTCTCAAGAGG GTGATGAGGAAGACGAGGAGAATGATGAGCCTACGAATGCCAGTGAAGGTGAAAACCAAGGGAGTGAGGACTTGCCTTCAGTAAAATCCTCTGctctggaagaggaggaggatgaggagggaggggaggaagaagGTACCAGCGAAAATGACCAGCAGTCAGTGAGCAGCAGCCACAGAGAACCGTCCACAGATGCCTCCCCGCCAGAACAACCTACGACAGAAAACGCCTCCCCTTCAGACAGTCCTAGCCAGTCGGAGCCTGTCAAAACAATTCTCCCCATGGACAATCAATGGCAAAGCCCCATTTCCCcctctcagccaatcacaacAAACTTGGACTCTCTGCCCCCATCGCCGGTGGTGGTGTCCACCAATGAGGACTTGTTGTTGACTCCCTGCGATACAAAGTCGATCAATGGCCGCTCCTCTCCCCCGAGTCCAGTAGGTTCCGACTCTGCTTGGAACtcaagaaagaggaggagaagtgttGAAATTGTCCCACAGAAAACCAGCAGCAAGCGGCAGAAAGCCAACAGCATGAG TGGCAGTGAGAGCGACATCCCTCTGGATATGGGCGTGGCCAGCAGTCCATTGCAGGCAGACTCCACCCGAGCAGACTCGCCCACCCAGGAAATTGTCAGCAGTTCCCAGATGACACCGCCTACAAAATCAAATAAG GTTGATGCAACAACTCAGTGTGACCCGGAAGAGGTCATTGTACTGTCAGATTCAGATTGA